One window from the genome of Deinococcus cellulosilyticus NBRC 106333 = KACC 11606 encodes:
- a CDS encoding SufE family protein: MTALPPKLEAVVNMFQKSPKAFRLQALLDFSKRVPPLPERLQADHDQMEQVHECQSPFFLFSEVEDGKVHLYFDAPQEAPTVRGFAGILLEGLQGATPEEILNVPDDFYFNMGLSELITPMRLRGMGAILTRLKKQLSA, translated from the coding sequence ATGACTGCCTTACCCCCCAAACTGGAAGCTGTTGTGAACATGTTCCAGAAGAGCCCCAAAGCCTTCAGGCTGCAGGCCCTGCTGGACTTCTCCAAACGTGTTCCTCCCCTCCCCGAGCGCCTGCAGGCCGACCACGACCAGATGGAGCAGGTGCACGAATGCCAGAGCCCTTTCTTCCTGTTCTCCGAAGTGGAGGACGGAAAGGTCCACCTGTACTTTGATGCCCCTCAGGAGGCCCCCACCGTGCGTGGTTTCGCAGGCATTCTGCTCGAAGGTCTGCAAGGGGCCACCCCCGAGGAAATCCTCAACGTTCCAGATGATTTTTATTTCAACATGGGCCTCTCTGAATTGATCACTCCCATGCGTCTGCGTGGAATGGGAGCCATTCTGACCCGCCTGAAAAAACAGCTGTCAGCGTAA
- a CDS encoding extracellular solute-binding protein, with protein sequence MRRSLLLAAALLAGAASAETVVKLNGFAGADVAIVNDLLNKIVNPALAKEGIKAVFEPFQGDFNAALTNALSSGTAGDLMYIDIFVAPGFIKTGKLLPLNGKVNTRPFLPTLVKAFTDSGKVYAVAKDFNSLAITYNKDLFDEADVPYPNENDTWSTFADKLRKVKKALGNDYYGICLPADFARFGAFAFATGWKTFDTKGNSNLLDPRFKEAFNFYTGLVKDKTAILPSDLSQGWSGGCFGGGKVAAAIEGAWISGFLRDNAPNLKYGTAPLPRNDKTKKRGNFIYTVGWAVNKESKNQAAALKVLDLLTSEKTQQFILTEGLAIPSRTSLQSNAYFNKTTQEAVNAKVVFQGASDGYVYGYSFKQYGGDWMTPVNAALQAVMSGKSTTDEALKKAQADLNSVMKR encoded by the coding sequence ATGAGAAGAAGTCTGCTGCTCGCTGCTGCTTTGCTGGCCGGTGCCGCCAGTGCCGAAACCGTCGTGAAGCTCAATGGATTCGCCGGGGCCGATGTGGCCATCGTCAACGACCTGCTGAACAAGATCGTGAACCCTGCGCTGGCCAAAGAGGGCATCAAAGCGGTGTTTGAGCCCTTCCAGGGGGATTTCAACGCTGCGCTGACCAACGCCCTGTCAAGCGGAACCGCCGGAGACCTGATGTACATCGACATCTTCGTGGCTCCGGGGTTCATCAAGACCGGCAAACTTCTTCCCTTAAACGGCAAGGTGAACACCAGACCCTTCCTGCCCACCCTGGTCAAGGCCTTCACCGACTCGGGCAAGGTGTATGCAGTGGCCAAGGATTTCAACTCTCTTGCGATCACCTACAACAAAGACCTCTTTGATGAGGCGGACGTTCCCTACCCCAACGAGAACGACACCTGGAGCACCTTTGCCGACAAACTGCGCAAGGTCAAGAAAGCACTTGGAAACGACTATTACGGCATCTGCCTGCCTGCAGACTTCGCCCGATTTGGTGCTTTCGCCTTTGCCACCGGCTGGAAAACCTTTGACACCAAAGGGAACAGCAACCTGCTCGATCCCCGGTTCAAAGAAGCCTTCAACTTCTACACCGGACTGGTGAAAGACAAAACCGCCATTCTGCCCTCTGACCTTTCCCAGGGCTGGTCTGGTGGATGCTTTGGAGGCGGCAAGGTCGCAGCGGCCATCGAAGGGGCCTGGATCTCGGGCTTCCTGCGCGACAACGCCCCCAACCTGAAATACGGCACCGCCCCCCTGCCCAGAAACGACAAGACCAAAAAACGCGGCAACTTCATCTACACCGTGGGCTGGGCTGTGAACAAGGAATCCAAAAACCAGGCTGCTGCCCTGAAGGTGCTCGACCTGCTGACCAGTGAGAAAACCCAGCAGTTCATCCTCACCGAAGGTCTGGCGATCCCGAGCCGCACCAGCCTGCAGAGCAACGCCTACTTCAACAAGACCACCCAGGAGGCTGTGAACGCCAAAGTGGTGTTCCAGGGGGCCAGCGATGGCTACGTGTACGGGTACAGCTTCAAGCAGTACGGTGGCGACTGGATGACCCCCGTGAACGCCGCCCTGCAGGCCGTGATGAGCGGCAAGTCCACCACCGACGAGGCCCTGAAGAAAGCCCAGGCTGACCTGAACTCGGTGATGAAACGCTAA
- a CDS encoding carbohydrate ABC transporter permease has translation MNTTYYRTRLVARAVWIYTILIAFSLVVLGPFLMGTLTSFKDNPLEYPPTLNLPKLGITNMGAAYRLGVAGGGGGFFGELHPGATVPFEVSVFTPKGQEVTPPTVQVLRLQPGAGIGAVRDPVYAADFSEVKDLKAVDTQDAQRPDREGKLVDGTITRYTLNVVYPSLTAQQGEKVRAKTPRTFSEDLQAVVDGQVVKVHLDTPEAQQQRINVPADTVVSLIKKDGQYYLDGPIILDRTPLNVELERGQQLTDSTLPPTKVERFGRANFFNNITPGVMGFTFNNYLRAFRESVDLETGNSIFLRWVGNSFLVAIVKVITSIAFASLAGYAFARLQFPGKNLLFVLVLFTMMVPMQVTFLSNFLLLRDGLWGLSKLFGLPNFFNPWGLVVSGLVGSAQVFLMKQFFESLPKELDEAAAIDGASAFQSFWHVTLPQTLPAIATLAITTFQGSWNDFFWPSVVVQNPATNLTLPVGLANFRQAYAGQGDYGLILAGAVISAIPIILLFLFFQRYFVENSVGSSVKG, from the coding sequence ATGAACACCACCTATTACCGGACCCGTCTGGTCGCCCGCGCCGTGTGGATCTACACCATCCTGATCGCCTTCTCTCTGGTGGTGCTGGGGCCTTTCCTGATGGGCACCCTGACCAGCTTCAAGGACAACCCCCTGGAATACCCTCCCACCCTGAACCTGCCCAAACTGGGCATCACCAACATGGGGGCAGCCTACCGTCTGGGTGTGGCCGGAGGGGGTGGAGGCTTCTTTGGGGAACTGCACCCTGGAGCCACCGTTCCATTTGAAGTCAGTGTTTTTACGCCGAAAGGCCAGGAAGTCACCCCCCCCACCGTGCAGGTGTTGAGGCTGCAGCCTGGAGCAGGCATTGGTGCCGTGCGTGACCCCGTGTACGCTGCAGACTTCTCTGAGGTGAAAGACCTGAAAGCCGTGGACACCCAGGATGCCCAGCGTCCAGACCGCGAAGGCAAACTGGTGGATGGGACGATCACCCGCTACACCCTGAACGTGGTGTACCCCAGCCTGACAGCGCAGCAGGGTGAAAAGGTGAGGGCCAAAACCCCCAGAACCTTCTCTGAAGACCTGCAGGCGGTTGTGGATGGACAGGTGGTGAAAGTCCATCTGGACACCCCCGAGGCCCAGCAGCAACGCATCAACGTTCCTGCAGACACCGTGGTCTCGCTGATCAAGAAAGACGGGCAGTATTATCTGGATGGCCCCATCATTCTGGACCGCACCCCTCTGAATGTGGAACTCGAACGCGGGCAGCAGCTCACCGATTCCACCCTTCCTCCCACCAAAGTGGAGCGTTTCGGACGGGCGAACTTCTTCAACAACATCACCCCTGGCGTGATGGGCTTCACCTTCAACAATTACCTGAGGGCCTTCCGGGAGTCTGTGGACCTCGAAACCGGCAACAGCATCTTCCTGAGATGGGTCGGAAACAGTTTCCTGGTCGCCATCGTCAAGGTCATCACCAGCATTGCGTTTGCCTCTCTGGCTGGATACGCCTTTGCCAGACTGCAATTCCCTGGCAAGAACCTGCTCTTTGTGCTGGTCCTCTTCACCATGATGGTGCCCATGCAGGTGACCTTCCTGAGCAACTTCCTGCTGCTCCGGGACGGGCTGTGGGGCCTCTCGAAACTCTTCGGTCTGCCGAACTTCTTCAACCCCTGGGGTCTGGTGGTCAGTGGACTGGTGGGCAGTGCCCAGGTCTTCCTGATGAAACAGTTCTTTGAGAGCCTCCCCAAAGAACTGGATGAAGCCGCCGCCATTGATGGCGCAAGTGCCTTCCAGAGCTTCTGGCACGTGACTTTGCCCCAGACTTTGCCTGCCATTGCCACCCTGGCGATCACCACCTTCCAGGGGTCCTGGAACGACTTCTTCTGGCCTTCGGTGGTGGTGCAGAATCCGGCCACCAACCTGACCCTTCCGGTGGGCCTCGCCAATTTCCGTCAGGCCTACGCAGGTCAGGGCGATTACGGCCTGATTCTGGCCGGAGCCGTGATCAGTGCCATTCCCATCATCCTGCTCTTTCTGTTCTTCCAGCGTTACTTTGTGGAGAACTCCGTGGGCAGTTCCGTGAAGGGCTGA
- a CDS encoding molybdopterin-containing oxidoreductase family protein, with the protein MRDVFLTCPLDCPDACRLKITLAPDPVLGERAIKVTGDAGHPITQGFACAKTVHYPARQYHPDRPLYPMKRVGEGFVRISWDQALDEIAERLKEVLQKHGPHALLRYNYAGTMGLREGTHVHSFFRALGANELEETICATAGTEAWMMTYGPRYGVIPEDVPHARLIFLWGINSLTTNSHLTPWLKKARKNGAKIYHIDPYQNKTSLFADEHIKINPGTDAALALGFMHLIFRWGLEDRAYLEEACVGSEELREAARPYTPEKVSEITGIAVEKIEQLAREYATTTPSYIRVGYGMTRHEYGGNNLRSVLLLPAVMGQWKHRGGGVTLSTSGYFHLNRRKLGAGHLIKAETPRVNMTQLASALEPEKGIHALFVYNTNPVVVAPDTDRVIQGFKREDLLVVVLEQAMTETAKLADYLLPATTFMEHEDLYTSYGHTHLGYNPKMLNAPGEAKPNSWVFQELGKRLGLTEETLYWNMDQLLEHLLDTDHPFMQGITPEKVKQEGSVRLNVPEGHLPYLHGALTQTGKIQLIPAPHYTPDSLQPTPEFPFRLITPPAHHFLNSTYGNLSNLTQAEGGEPLALMHPEDAAHLGLEHGQDAKLSSPQGEVVRQVRLHEGVTPGVVVLEGSWWGLSARDGKSINTLTSERLTDLGAGSTFHANMIAVTKA; encoded by the coding sequence ATGCGTGATGTGTTCCTGACCTGCCCTCTGGATTGCCCCGACGCCTGCCGCCTGAAGATCACCCTTGCTCCTGATCCGGTTCTCGGAGAGCGGGCCATCAAAGTGACCGGGGATGCAGGTCACCCCATCACCCAGGGGTTTGCGTGTGCCAAGACGGTGCACTATCCAGCAAGGCAATACCATCCAGACCGGCCTCTGTACCCCATGAAACGGGTCGGGGAAGGCTTTGTGCGCATTTCCTGGGACCAGGCCCTCGATGAGATCGCAGAACGCCTGAAAGAAGTCCTGCAGAAACACGGCCCTCATGCCCTCCTGCGCTACAACTACGCTGGAACGATGGGCCTGCGTGAGGGAACCCATGTGCATTCCTTCTTCCGGGCCCTGGGGGCCAATGAACTCGAGGAAACCATCTGTGCCACTGCGGGCACCGAAGCCTGGATGATGACTTATGGACCCAGGTATGGGGTGATTCCCGAAGATGTGCCACACGCAAGGCTGATCTTCCTGTGGGGCATCAACAGCCTGACCACCAACAGCCACCTCACCCCCTGGCTGAAAAAAGCCCGCAAGAACGGGGCGAAGATCTACCACATCGACCCCTACCAGAACAAAACCAGCCTCTTTGCCGATGAGCACATCAAAATCAACCCTGGCACAGATGCTGCACTGGCACTCGGTTTCATGCACCTGATCTTCAGGTGGGGCCTGGAGGACCGGGCCTACCTGGAAGAGGCCTGCGTGGGTTCTGAAGAACTCCGGGAGGCGGCCCGTCCTTACACCCCGGAGAAAGTCTCAGAGATCACTGGTATTGCTGTGGAAAAAATCGAGCAGCTTGCCCGGGAGTACGCCACCACCACCCCGAGTTACATCCGGGTGGGCTACGGCATGACCCGCCATGAGTATGGCGGCAACAACCTGCGCTCTGTGCTCTTGCTGCCCGCCGTGATGGGCCAGTGGAAGCACCGGGGAGGAGGCGTCACCCTCTCCACCAGCGGTTATTTTCACCTGAACCGCCGGAAGCTCGGGGCCGGACACCTGATCAAAGCAGAGACGCCTCGCGTCAACATGACCCAGCTTGCCAGTGCACTGGAACCCGAAAAAGGCATCCATGCCCTGTTCGTGTACAACACCAATCCGGTGGTGGTCGCCCCGGATACAGACCGGGTGATTCAGGGCTTCAAACGTGAAGACCTGCTGGTGGTGGTGCTGGAACAGGCCATGACCGAAACCGCGAAACTCGCAGATTACCTTCTGCCTGCCACCACCTTCATGGAGCATGAGGACCTGTACACCAGTTACGGCCACACCCATCTGGGTTACAATCCGAAAATGCTGAACGCTCCTGGAGAGGCAAAACCCAACTCCTGGGTCTTTCAGGAGCTGGGAAAACGCCTGGGCCTCACCGAGGAGACCCTCTACTGGAACATGGACCAGCTGCTGGAGCACCTGCTGGACACCGACCATCCCTTCATGCAGGGCATCACCCCTGAAAAGGTCAAGCAGGAAGGCTCTGTGCGCCTGAACGTGCCAGAAGGCCACCTGCCTTACCTGCACGGGGCACTGACCCAGACAGGCAAAATCCAGCTCATCCCTGCTCCCCATTACACACCAGACAGCCTGCAGCCCACCCCCGAGTTTCCTTTCCGACTGATCACCCCTCCTGCCCACCATTTTCTGAACAGCACTTACGGAAACCTGAGCAACCTGACCCAGGCAGAAGGTGGGGAACCCCTCGCCCTGATGCACCCCGAAGACGCAGCCCATCTGGGCCTGGAGCACGGACAGGATGCAAAACTCAGCAGTCCGCAAGGGGAAGTGGTCCGGCAGGTGCGCCTGCATGAAGGGGTCACCCCTGGTGTTGTGGTGCTGGAAGGAAGCTGGTGGGGCCTCAGTGCCAGAGATGGCAAGAGCATCAACACCCTCACCTCAG
- a CDS encoding sulfurtransferase — MSYANPEVLVSTQWVVDNLDNADIRIIEVDEDILLYEVGHAPGALKIDWQNDFWDPVEREFIQPEQFAELLGRLGVTPETTVILYGDKSNWWAAYAFWFFQYNGHKNVKLINGGRQKWIEEGRPLTTDVPEVTPTTYPVGQRDESIRAYREQVRAHIEKVKAGQGALVDVRSPDEFSGKVTHMPTYPQEGVLRGGHIPGAQSIPWARTVNEDGTFKSADELKALYEPVGVTPDKEVIAYCRIAERSSHSWFVLTQLLGYPKVSNYDGSWTEWGNAVGMPIEKTYKPE; from the coding sequence ATGAGTTACGCAAACCCTGAAGTGCTGGTCTCCACCCAGTGGGTCGTGGACAACCTGGACAACGCAGACATCCGAATCATCGAAGTGGACGAGGACATCCTGCTCTACGAAGTGGGCCACGCCCCCGGAGCCCTGAAGATCGACTGGCAGAACGACTTCTGGGACCCCGTCGAGCGCGAATTCATCCAGCCCGAACAGTTCGCCGAACTGCTGGGTCGCCTGGGGGTCACCCCCGAAACCACCGTCATCCTGTACGGTGACAAGAGCAACTGGTGGGCCGCCTACGCCTTCTGGTTCTTCCAGTACAACGGCCACAAAAACGTCAAACTGATCAACGGTGGCCGCCAGAAGTGGATCGAAGAAGGCCGTCCCCTCACCACCGACGTGCCCGAAGTGACCCCCACCACCTACCCTGTCGGTCAGCGTGACGAGTCCATCCGCGCCTACCGCGAGCAGGTCCGTGCCCACATCGAGAAAGTCAAAGCCGGTCAGGGTGCCCTCGTGGACGTGCGCAGCCCCGACGAGTTCTCCGGAAAAGTCACCCACATGCCCACCTACCCCCAGGAAGGCGTGCTGCGTGGCGGTCACATCCCCGGCGCACAGAGCATCCCCTGGGCCAGAACCGTCAACGAAGACGGAACTTTCAAGAGCGCAGACGAGCTGAAAGCCCTCTACGAGCCCGTCGGCGTGACCCCCGACAAGGAAGTCATCGCCTACTGCCGCATCGCAGAGCGCTCCAGTCACAGCTGGTTTGTGCTGACCCAGCTTCTGGGCTATCCCAAAGTCTCCAACTACGACGGAAGCTGGACCGAGTGGGGCAATGCAGTGGGCATGCCCATCGAGAAGACCTACAAGCCTGAGTGA
- a CDS encoding carbohydrate ABC transporter permease, translated as MLNTRVKASPKSPEKMRVRRDTLTAYAFLAPFLLTLLVFFFYGFVRAVYFSFTDYDLFNPPKFVGLKSYINIFQDDKFRIALTNTLLFSFVTTTLQTAGALLLAVVLNQRIRGLMFFRSAYYMPSITSSVVITLVFLWLFQKKGIANYLTTQFTQYTPHIVLFVVVLVVAQIIQVIFERLREAKNYVPEHREATSFDALARIRRVTYVHWSDPLLLWISAAIGGIAVLVASFMGWIQPRDVATFDFDWVYNTDKLFGLLPIPLLFIILMNTFTTIPTLMLFFLAGLQGIPTSLYEAAELDGATPGQKFWYVTVPQLQPVTFYAVTISLIGTLQMFDQVKVIGDAAPLDSIITLSYYIYNYSFRGGSSLAGMASAAAMILAVLTLLVVLVQRQFFKDEVNR; from the coding sequence ATGTTGAACACCCGAGTCAAAGCATCCCCCAAGTCTCCAGAGAAGATGAGGGTCCGCCGGGACACCCTCACTGCGTATGCCTTTCTGGCCCCTTTTCTGCTGACCCTGCTGGTTTTCTTCTTCTACGGTTTTGTGCGGGCAGTGTACTTCAGCTTCACCGATTACGACCTGTTCAACCCTCCGAAGTTCGTGGGTTTGAAATCGTACATCAACATTTTTCAGGACGACAAATTCAGAATTGCTTTGACCAACACCCTGCTCTTCAGCTTTGTCACCACCACCTTGCAGACTGCAGGTGCCCTGCTGCTCGCAGTGGTGCTGAACCAGCGCATTCGGGGTCTGATGTTCTTCCGGTCTGCGTACTACATGCCATCCATCACCAGTTCGGTGGTGATCACCCTGGTCTTCCTGTGGCTCTTTCAGAAGAAAGGGATTGCCAATTACCTGACCACCCAGTTCACCCAGTACACCCCGCACATCGTGCTGTTTGTGGTGGTGCTGGTGGTGGCGCAGATCATTCAGGTGATTTTCGAGCGGCTGCGTGAAGCGAAAAATTACGTTCCAGAGCACAGGGAAGCCACGTCTTTCGATGCGCTGGCCCGGATTCGCAGGGTGACCTACGTGCACTGGTCCGATCCTCTCCTGCTGTGGATCAGTGCAGCCATCGGGGGCATTGCGGTGCTGGTCGCAAGCTTCATGGGATGGATTCAGCCCAGAGATGTCGCCACTTTTGATTTCGACTGGGTGTACAACACCGACAAACTCTTTGGCTTGCTCCCCATTCCGTTGCTCTTCATCATCCTGATGAACACCTTCACCACCATTCCGACCCTGATGCTGTTCTTTCTGGCCGGTCTCCAGGGCATTCCCACCAGCCTGTATGAAGCAGCAGAACTCGATGGAGCCACCCCTGGTCAGAAGTTCTGGTATGTGACCGTTCCACAGCTGCAACCCGTGACTTTTTATGCGGTGACCATCAGCCTGATTGGGACGTTGCAGATGTTCGACCAGGTGAAGGTGATCGGGGATGCAGCCCCTCTTGATTCCATCATCACCCTCTCTTACTACATCTACAATTATTCATTCCGTGGAGGAAGTTCGCTCGCGGGCATGGCGAGTGCTGCAGCCATGATCCTCGCGGTCCTCACCCTGCTGGTGGTGCTGGTCCAGCGGCAGTTCTTCAAAGACGAGGTGAACAGATGA
- a CDS encoding heavy metal-binding domain-containing protein: MKMIITTTSTLEGHQIREYRGIVNGEAILGANIVRDFFANITDVIGGRSGAYEEKLAEARTIALREMEENARRLGANAIIGVDLDYETVGANGSMLMVTASGTAVLI, encoded by the coding sequence ATGAAAATGATCATCACCACCACATCCACCCTTGAAGGACACCAGATCAGAGAATACCGTGGCATCGTGAACGGCGAGGCCATCCTGGGCGCAAACATTGTGCGCGACTTCTTCGCCAACATCACCGACGTGATCGGGGGTCGCAGCGGCGCATACGAAGAAAAACTCGCCGAAGCCCGCACCATCGCCCTGCGTGAAATGGAAGAAAACGCCCGTCGTCTCGGGGCCAACGCCATCATCGGCGTGGATCTGGATTACGAAACCGTCGGGGCCAACGGCAGCATGCTGATGGTGACGGCAAGCGGGACTGCGGTTTTGATTTGA
- a CDS encoding amylo-alpha-1,6-glucosidase, with protein sequence MKYRAVLKENELYWVGDDEFRISSGESGLYRRDTRFLSEYRWELDGEPLNTLMQHLSYPFELHQVSSNDDLGYLMKLGVERSLMLHRNGVRDILSIQSYQDAPYTIRLKLNSDFADMFQVRGYGNWDRQVEVKATAQGVRFSYSGQDGITRHTLIQSTPAGSWDGEALHWQARGNAEIQIEVYALLDGETPQPIDFEALRSEYDQHWQPRITLKNEKDQEVLFRGVQDFRSLLFETKSGIFPAAGIPWFVAPFGRDSLIIGHMTVQDYPQISKGILKYLADHQGQKHDPVTLEQPGKILHEERVGEFTLTGNTPHRPYYGTVDATPLFVWLCGEYLKVTDDLDFISGLLPGIEAALHWMQTDADPDGDGFLEYIPDPNGGIKNQVWKDSGDSVFFENGEEPDSTKPIAIVEVQGYAYAAYRAAEQIYRTLGNPAQAQVYRTLASRLQQKFQAHFYWPEANYYVHGLDGNKKPMKVMVSNAAHTLWTGIIPEPYAIEVARTVFNSGLWSGWGIRTLAEGSVRYNPVSYHNGSVWPHDSALAALGMWNYGLKEEAFQVTRALFDAAIHAQDRRLSELFAGYERRNAPPVPFPAACHPQGWDAVIPLALRHILNHAERGEPVLGQ encoded by the coding sequence TTGAAATACCGTGCCGTGCTCAAAGAAAACGAACTCTACTGGGTGGGAGACGACGAATTCCGCATCTCCTCTGGCGAGAGTGGCCTGTACCGCAGAGACACCCGTTTCCTCAGCGAATACCGCTGGGAACTGGATGGGGAACCCCTCAACACCCTGATGCAACACCTCTCCTACCCTTTTGAACTGCATCAGGTCTCCTCCAACGATGACCTGGGGTACCTGATGAAACTCGGGGTGGAACGCTCCCTGATGCTTCACCGCAACGGGGTCAGGGACATCCTGTCGATCCAGTCCTACCAGGACGCCCCCTACACCATCCGACTGAAACTGAATTCGGATTTTGCAGACATGTTTCAGGTCAGGGGATATGGCAACTGGGACCGGCAGGTGGAAGTGAAAGCCACCGCACAGGGGGTGCGTTTCAGTTACTCTGGTCAGGACGGCATCACCCGGCACACCCTGATTCAAAGCACCCCTGCAGGGTCCTGGGATGGCGAGGCCCTGCACTGGCAGGCCAGAGGCAACGCTGAAATCCAGATTGAAGTCTATGCCCTGCTGGATGGTGAAACCCCTCAACCCATCGACTTCGAGGCCCTGCGGTCAGAGTACGACCAGCACTGGCAACCCCGCATCACCCTCAAAAACGAGAAGGACCAGGAGGTGCTTTTCAGGGGGGTTCAGGACTTCCGTTCCCTGTTGTTTGAAACAAAAAGCGGGATCTTCCCTGCTGCGGGCATCCCCTGGTTCGTGGCTCCCTTTGGGCGTGACTCGCTGATCATCGGGCACATGACCGTGCAGGACTACCCACAGATCTCAAAAGGCATCCTGAAGTACCTGGCAGACCATCAGGGGCAGAAACATGATCCTGTGACCCTGGAACAGCCCGGAAAAATCCTCCACGAGGAGCGTGTCGGCGAATTCACCCTGACGGGAAACACCCCCCACCGTCCTTACTATGGCACCGTGGATGCCACCCCCCTCTTTGTCTGGCTGTGTGGTGAATACCTGAAAGTGACGGATGATCTGGACTTCATTTCTGGACTGCTTCCCGGCATTGAGGCTGCACTGCACTGGATGCAGACCGACGCCGACCCGGATGGGGACGGCTTTCTGGAATACATTCCCGACCCCAATGGAGGCATCAAAAACCAGGTCTGGAAGGACTCTGGAGACAGCGTGTTCTTCGAAAACGGGGAGGAGCCTGACTCCACAAAACCCATCGCCATTGTGGAGGTGCAGGGGTACGCCTACGCCGCCTACCGTGCAGCAGAACAGATTTACCGGACGCTGGGGAACCCTGCACAGGCCCAGGTGTACCGCACCCTTGCCAGCAGGCTGCAACAGAAATTTCAGGCGCACTTCTACTGGCCGGAAGCCAACTACTACGTGCATGGCCTCGATGGAAACAAGAAACCCATGAAGGTGATGGTCAGCAATGCCGCCCACACCCTCTGGACCGGCATCATCCCCGAGCCCTACGCCATTGAGGTGGCCCGCACGGTGTTCAACTCCGGGCTGTGGAGCGGGTGGGGCATCCGCACCCTGGCTGAGGGTTCCGTGCGCTACAATCCCGTTTCCTACCACAATGGCAGCGTCTGGCCGCATGATTCTGCACTCGCAGCACTGGGCATGTGGAATTATGGCCTCAAAGAGGAGGCCTTTCAGGTCACCCGCGCCCTGTTTGATGCCGCCATTCACGCCCAGGACCGCAGGCTCTCGGAACTGTTTGCTGGATATGAAAGGCGCAATGCTCCACCTGTACCTTTCCCTGCCGCATGCCACCCGCAGGGCTGGGATGCGGTGATCCCGCTGGCCCTCAGGCACATCCTGAACCATGCAGAGCGCGGAGAACCCGTTTTAGGACAGTAA
- a CDS encoding MDR family MFS transporter, with product MDARSPLIQRILPALPQQFWILWWGTLINRVGDFVIPFLSYYLTTQLLWSTGHAALALSLFGVGSFVAQFLAGFITDRLGRKNVMLFSMFGTAVFMVALSEVRHFYLLMGVIVLLGFIMNTSRPGMKAAVADLVPPEGRIRAYGMNYWAINLGAAIAPILAGLLADQNYRYLFYGDAITSTACGLLMLFFFRETLTKQQKAVSQKMRMPRDSLLYAYTFAGFLFGVLMMQGFGVLSLAMQKLNYSAADFGRTIAINGLIIVLLGIPAQMVLPRFPRPTVMAVSALLMGVGMMMHIVAHDLTGFMIAVVVWTLGELGMNTVASSVTADLAPAHLRGTYAGINGAAWGLAAMVAPLFGGWLLDSYGSVTLWLSCGLIGLVIALMHVVLAGPLKRRMESVAL from the coding sequence ATGGACGCGCGCAGCCCCCTGATTCAACGCATCTTGCCTGCATTGCCCCAGCAGTTCTGGATTTTGTGGTGGGGCACCCTGATCAATCGGGTGGGGGATTTTGTCATTCCCTTTTTGAGTTATTACCTGACCACACAGCTTTTGTGGAGCACCGGGCATGCAGCTCTTGCACTGAGCCTTTTTGGGGTGGGGTCTTTTGTGGCGCAGTTTCTGGCCGGGTTCATCACGGACCGGCTGGGGCGCAAGAACGTCATGCTTTTTTCGATGTTTGGAACAGCTGTTTTCATGGTGGCCCTCAGTGAGGTGCGGCATTTCTACCTGCTGATGGGGGTGATTGTGCTGCTGGGCTTCATCATGAACACCTCCCGTCCGGGCATGAAGGCTGCGGTGGCCGATCTGGTGCCCCCTGAAGGCCGCATCCGGGCTTACGGGATGAATTACTGGGCCATCAACCTCGGGGCCGCCATTGCACCGATTCTGGCGGGTCTGCTGGCCGACCAGAATTACCGCTACCTTTTTTATGGGGACGCCATCACCTCCACGGCCTGCGGTCTTCTGATGCTGTTCTTTTTCCGGGAGACCCTCACAAAGCAGCAGAAAGCGGTCTCCCAGAAAATGCGAATGCCCAGGGACAGCCTGCTTTATGCCTACACTTTTGCGGGCTTCCTGTTTGGCGTCCTGATGATGCAGGGTTTCGGGGTGCTGTCTCTGGCGATGCAGAAGCTGAATTATTCTGCTGCAGATTTTGGCCGCACCATTGCCATCAATGGTTTGATCATTGTTTTGCTTGGGATTCCTGCCCAGATGGTCCTGCCAAGATTCCCAAGGCCCACCGTCATGGCGGTTTCTGCCCTCCTGATGGGGGTTGGAATGATGATGCACATTGTGGCCCACGACCTGACCGGATTCATGATCGCGGTGGTGGTCTGGACCCTGGGAGAGCTGGGCATGAACACCGTGGCTTCCAGCGTGACCGCAGACCTCGCTCCTGCGCACCTGCGTGGAACCTATGCAGGCATCAATGGTGCAGCTTGGGGTCTGGCAGCAATGGTGGCTCCCCTCTTTGGAGGGTGGCTGCTGGACAGTTACGGCAGCGTGACCCTGTGGCTCTCCTGTGGCCTGATCGGCCTGGTCATTGCCCTCATGCATGTGGTGCTGGCCGGACCCTTGAAACGAAGAATGGAAAGTGTTGCCCTTTGA